The Pseudomonadota bacterium genome has a window encoding:
- a CDS encoding DUF4124 domain-containing protein, translating to MRLLILCCLLVITSMAHAPVYKWTDAEGNLQFSDKPQPGAEEVKGIKLQTYEAPPMKESESPEEAPQEKFAGYKKVEILAPANDETIWDNIGTVRVEVGLAPELEVALGHKVVLSVDGNPSKGAAATDFTL from the coding sequence ATGCGCCTGCTCATCCTCTGCTGCCTGCTCGTCATCACCAGCATGGCCCACGCGCCGGTCTATAAATGGACCGATGCGGAAGGCAACCTACAATTTTCCGATAAACCGCAGCCGGGCGCGGAAGAGGTCAAAGGGATCAAGCTGCAGACCTATGAAGCCCCTCCGATGAAGGAGTCCGAATCGCCCGAGGAAGCGCCGCAAGAGAAGTTCGCCGGTTACAAGAAAGTAGAAATACTCGCGCCGGCCAATGACGAGACGATTTGGGACAATATTGGCACTGTCCGTGTCGAAGTGGGACTGGCGCCCGAACTGGAGGTCGCTCTCGGGCATAAAGTCGTGCTGTCGGTTGATGGAAATCCGTCTAAGGGGGCTGCGGCGACTGACTTCACGCT
- a CDS encoding class I SAM-dependent methyltransferase, which translates to MDRIPEPELMDDEGQARAYAQADFSEPHSRFVAYFKLAFPHSPTDGTAVDLGCGPADVTARFACAFPQLTIDGVDGAEVMLKYGQARLRQDGLTGRVCLVHQRLPGRAGLRAAYDIVISNSLSHHLSDPLILWNTANVLTRSGGRVFVMDLCRPENRARAEGLVDQYAAGEPPVLQRDFLNSLLAAYEPEEVRAHIDRAGLRGFTVKPVSDRHWIAYGWR; encoded by the coding sequence ATGGACCGGATCCCGGAACCCGAGCTTATGGATGACGAGGGGCAGGCGCGCGCCTATGCGCAGGCCGATTTCTCCGAGCCGCACTCGCGCTTCGTGGCGTATTTCAAACTCGCGTTTCCGCATAGCCCGACGGACGGCACGGCGGTCGATTTAGGATGCGGCCCGGCGGATGTCACCGCTCGCTTTGCGTGCGCCTTTCCGCAATTGACGATCGACGGCGTCGATGGCGCCGAGGTGATGCTCAAGTATGGGCAGGCGCGCTTGCGGCAAGACGGCTTGACCGGTCGCGTCTGTCTGGTGCATCAGCGGCTGCCGGGCCGGGCAGGCCTGCGCGCCGCCTATGACATCGTTATTTCAAATAGCTTGTCGCACCACTTAAGCGACCCGCTGATTCTATGGAATACGGCCAATGTTTTAACCCGTAGCGGCGGGCGCGTGTTTGTGATGGACCTCTGCCGGCCCGAGAACCGCGCACGGGCCGAGGGTCTCGTCGATCAATACGCGGCGGGGGAACCGCCGGTCCTGCAACGCGATTTTCTCAATTCCCTCTTGGCCGCCTACGAACCGGAAGAAGTACGCGCGCATATCGACCGTGCCGGCCTGCGTGGCTTCACCGTTAAACCCGTTTCCGATAGACACTGGATCGCCTATGGCTGGCGCTGA
- the glnA gene encoding glutamate--ammonia ligase, which yields MFADKVLTLIKEQEVKFVDLRFTDTRGKEQHVSIPAKLIDAGFFQDGKMFDGSSIAGWKGINESDMTLMPEAETAVIDPFFDETTLIIRCDVIEPLTGQGYARCPRSLAKRAEVYMKSIGIADAAYFGPEPEFFVFDDVRWGADISGAFYKIDSEESSWNSEKVFSEGNIGHRPGVKGGYFPVPPVDSLQDIRSSMCLMLEKMGVTPEVHHHEVATAGQCEIGTRFNTLVRRADELQILKYVVHNVAHGYGKTATFMPKPLVGDNGNGMHVHQSLAKGGKNLFAGDGYAGLSEIALFYIGGIIKHAHALNAITNASTNSYKRLVPGFEAPVMLAYSARNRSASIRIPYDVSPKGRRLEIRFPDSTANPYLAFTGMLMAGLDGIANKIHPGEPMDKDLYDLPPEEEAEIPKVCHAFDQALAALDNDRGFLKAGGVFTDDVIDAYIKLKMDEVTRLRMTTHPVEFDMYYSV from the coding sequence ATGTTCGCAGATAAGGTCTTAACACTCATAAAAGAACAAGAAGTCAAATTCGTCGACCTGCGTTTTACCGATACCCGCGGTAAGGAACAGCATGTGTCCATACCCGCGAAGCTTATCGATGCTGGTTTCTTCCAGGACGGTAAGATGTTTGACGGATCATCGATCGCCGGTTGGAAGGGTATTAACGAATCCGACATGACGTTGATGCCCGAGGCAGAGACGGCGGTCATCGATCCGTTCTTCGATGAAACCACGCTCATCATCCGTTGCGATGTCATCGAGCCCTTGACCGGACAGGGTTACGCGCGCTGCCCGCGCTCTCTGGCCAAACGCGCCGAAGTCTATATGAAGTCAATCGGGATCGCGGATGCCGCCTATTTTGGACCCGAACCGGAGTTCTTCGTGTTCGATGATGTGCGCTGGGGGGCGGATATTTCCGGCGCCTTCTATAAGATCGATTCGGAAGAGTCTTCTTGGAACTCGGAGAAAGTCTTCTCCGAGGGCAACATCGGTCATCGCCCAGGCGTCAAGGGCGGTTACTTCCCGGTGCCGCCTGTCGATTCTTTACAGGATATACGCTCATCGATGTGCCTCATGCTGGAAAAGATGGGAGTAACGCCCGAGGTGCATCACCATGAGGTAGCGACTGCCGGTCAGTGCGAGATCGGCACGCGCTTCAATACGCTGGTGCGGCGCGCCGACGAGTTGCAGATCTTGAAATACGTGGTCCACAACGTCGCGCACGGGTATGGAAAAACCGCGACGTTTATGCCGAAGCCCTTAGTCGGCGACAACGGTAACGGCATGCATGTGCACCAATCCCTGGCGAAAGGCGGCAAGAATCTCTTTGCGGGCGACGGATATGCCGGGCTCTCGGAGATAGCGCTTTTCTATATCGGCGGAATCATCAAACACGCCCATGCGCTGAACGCGATCACCAATGCTTCGACCAACAGCTACAAACGGCTCGTTCCGGGCTTCGAGGCGCCGGTCATGCTCGCCTATTCGGCCCGAAACCGGTCGGCTTCGATACGCATCCCTTACGACGTCAGCCCCAAAGGCCGGCGTCTCGAGATACGCTTTCCGGATTCCACCGCCAACCCCTATCTGGCGTTTACGGGGATGCTCATGGCCGGCTTGGACGGCATCGCCAACAAGATCCACCCCGGAGAACCGATGGACAAGGACCTCTACGATCTGCCGCCCGAGGAAGAGGCCGAGATCCCGAAGGTTTGCCACGCGTTCGACCAGGCACTGGCGGCGCTCGACAACGATCGCGGGTTTCTAAAGGCCGGCGGTGTGTTCACCGACGATGTGATCGATGCGTACATTAAACTCAAAATGGACGAGGTGACGCGCCTGCGCATGACCACCCATCCCGTCGAGTTCGATATGTACTATAGCGTCTAA